In Streptomyces sclerotialus, one genomic interval encodes:
- a CDS encoding magnesium and cobalt transport protein CorA, translated as MSMIRDLRAAVRPSRRRGDSPYEYETTRAATANSAIVDCGVYRDGRRVTQHITPAEAIAEVQENGGFTWIGLHEPNEREFAGIAKEFGLHPLAVEDAVHAHQRPKLERYDDTLFTVFKTIHYVEHAELTATSEVVETGEVMCFTGRDFIVTVRHGGQGSLRALRHRLQDDPELLGKGPSAVLHAIADQVVDGYIAVADAVQDDIDEVEIDVFSSGTNGKAQGKAGATAKGGDAGRIYQLKREVLEFKRAVSPLLRPMQQLSERPMRLVDSDIQKYFRDVADHLARVNEQVIGFDDLLNSILQANLAQATVAQNEDMRKITSWAAIFAVPTMIAGIYGMNFKYMPELQWKFGYPAVLIVTVAICFGIHRGFKRNGWL; from the coding sequence ATGTCGATGATCCGCGACCTGCGCGCCGCCGTCCGCCCCTCCCGGCGTCGCGGCGACTCCCCGTACGAGTACGAGACCACCCGCGCCGCCACGGCCAACAGCGCCATCGTCGACTGCGGCGTCTACCGTGACGGACGCCGCGTCACCCAGCACATCACCCCGGCCGAGGCCATCGCCGAGGTGCAGGAGAACGGCGGTTTCACCTGGATCGGCCTGCACGAGCCGAACGAGCGCGAGTTCGCCGGCATCGCCAAGGAGTTCGGGCTGCACCCGCTGGCCGTCGAGGACGCCGTCCACGCGCACCAGCGGCCCAAGCTGGAGCGGTACGACGACACGCTCTTCACCGTCTTCAAGACGATCCACTACGTCGAGCACGCCGAGCTGACCGCGACCAGCGAGGTCGTGGAGACCGGCGAGGTGATGTGCTTCACCGGCCGGGACTTCATCGTCACCGTCCGGCACGGCGGCCAGGGCTCGCTGCGCGCGCTGCGGCACCGTCTCCAGGACGACCCCGAGCTGCTCGGCAAGGGCCCTTCGGCCGTGCTGCACGCCATCGCCGACCAGGTCGTCGACGGCTACATCGCGGTCGCCGACGCCGTGCAGGACGACATCGACGAGGTCGAGATCGACGTCTTCAGCTCCGGCACGAACGGCAAGGCCCAGGGCAAGGCGGGCGCCACCGCCAAGGGCGGTGACGCGGGCCGGATCTACCAGCTCAAGCGTGAGGTGCTGGAGTTCAAGCGGGCGGTCTCGCCGCTGCTGCGGCCGATGCAGCAGCTCAGCGAGCGGCCGATGCGGCTGGTCGACTCCGACATCCAGAAGTACTTCCGGGACGTCGCCGACCACCTCGCACGCGTCAACGAGCAGGTGATCGGCTTCGACGACCTGCTGAACTCCATCCTCCAGGCCAACCTGGCGCAGGCGACGGTGGCCCAGAACGAGGACATGCGCAAGATCACCTCGTGGGCCGCGATCTTCGCGGTGCCGACGATGATCGCGGGGATCTACGGCATGAACTTCAAGTACATGCCCGAGCTGCAGTGGAAGTTCGGCTACCCGGCGGTCCTGATCGTCACGGTCGCCATCTGCTTCGGCATCCACCGCGGCTTCAAGCGCAACGGCTGGCTGTAG
- a CDS encoding NYN domain-containing protein, giving the protein MNDDVRPVGPTDLAAVVAGIERTNELLNRVLAEVATTPSTHAVFVDAGYLYAAAGRLVTGTEDRRSFDLDAEGIIDAFIEMTRTVFPDSRLLRVYWYDGARRRIHTLEQQSIAELPDVKVRLGNLNANNQQKGVDSLIRSDLESLARHRAISDAVLIGGDEDLVSAVEAAQGYGARVHLWGIEAVDGRNQAEPLLWEVDSQRTFDLEFCKPYVTERTLHDGGPAGPADDGPAPSREDVRFVGAQVAAQWLASRGRDWTADLLPGHPYLPGAVDQDLLTTAEGLLRHSLRPYADLRRVLRDGFWEHVRAQF; this is encoded by the coding sequence ATGAACGACGACGTCCGGCCCGTGGGCCCCACCGACCTCGCCGCTGTCGTGGCGGGCATCGAGCGCACCAACGAGCTGCTCAACCGCGTCCTGGCCGAGGTCGCCACGACCCCTTCCACACACGCGGTCTTCGTCGACGCGGGCTATCTGTACGCCGCGGCCGGCCGGCTGGTCACCGGCACGGAGGACCGCCGCTCCTTCGACCTGGACGCCGAGGGGATCATCGACGCCTTCATCGAGATGACCCGCACGGTCTTCCCGGACAGCCGGCTGCTGCGGGTGTACTGGTACGACGGCGCGCGGCGCCGCATCCACACCCTGGAGCAGCAGTCCATCGCCGAGCTCCCCGACGTCAAGGTCAGGCTCGGCAACCTCAACGCCAACAACCAGCAGAAGGGCGTCGACTCCCTGATCCGCTCCGACCTGGAGTCGCTCGCCCGGCACCGCGCCATCAGCGACGCCGTCCTCATCGGCGGCGACGAGGACCTGGTCTCCGCGGTCGAGGCGGCCCAGGGGTACGGCGCGCGGGTGCACCTGTGGGGCATCGAGGCCGTCGACGGGCGCAACCAGGCCGAGCCGCTGCTCTGGGAGGTCGACAGCCAGCGCACCTTCGACCTGGAGTTCTGCAAGCCGTACGTCACCGAGCGCACCCTCCACGACGGCGGCCCCGCAGGACCGGCCGACGACGGCCCGGCGCCCAGCCGCGAGGACGTCCGCTTCGTCGGCGCACAGGTCGCCGCCCAGTGGCTGGCCTCCCGCGGCCGCGACTGGACGGCCGACCTGCTGCCCGGCCACCCCTACCTCCCGGGCGCCGTCGACCAGGACCTGCTGACCACCGCCGAGGGGCTGCTGCGGCACTCCCTGCGCCCGTACGCGGATCTCCGGCGGGTGCTGCGGGACGGCTTCTGGGAGCACGTACGCGCGCAGTTCTGA
- a CDS encoding suppressor of fused domain protein gives MSDVLELVEARLLMALGEPDARAAVTFLGTDRIEVLRYADAELVRYVTLGMSASPMTDPSEVLADPLRGPRAELVLTVRNGRADTDKALRPLAVLAASPQVEGVVVAPGASLDVGEPLWPGAPFTSVLVSEGGGIVEDLELDAPLEPVRFLPLLPMTPNEAAWKRVHGAAALEERWLQRGTDLRDPLRGGVPLD, from the coding sequence ATGTCTGACGTTCTTGAGCTGGTCGAGGCCCGGCTGCTGATGGCCCTGGGGGAGCCGGACGCGCGCGCGGCGGTGACGTTCCTCGGTACGGACCGCATCGAAGTACTGCGCTACGCCGACGCCGAGCTGGTGCGATACGTCACGCTCGGCATGTCGGCCAGTCCCATGACCGACCCCTCGGAGGTCCTCGCCGACCCGCTCCGCGGCCCCCGCGCCGAACTGGTCCTGACCGTGCGGAACGGCCGCGCCGACACCGACAAGGCACTCAGGCCCCTCGCCGTGCTGGCCGCATCCCCGCAGGTCGAGGGCGTCGTCGTGGCCCCCGGCGCCTCCCTGGACGTGGGCGAGCCGCTGTGGCCCGGCGCCCCCTTCACCTCGGTACTGGTCAGCGAGGGCGGCGGGATCGTCGAGGACCTGGAGCTGGATGCCCCCCTGGAGCCGGTGCGTTTCCTGCCGCTGCTCCCCATGACGCCCAACGAGGCGGCCTGGAAGCGGGTCCATGGTGCCGCCGCCCTGGAGGAGCGCTGGCTCCAGCGGGGCACCGACCTGCGCGACCCGCTGCGTGGCGGCGTCCCCTTGGACTGA
- a CDS encoding PHP domain-containing protein: MRIDLHTHSTASDGTDTPAELVRNAADAGLDVVALTDHDTVGGHAEARAALPPGLTLVTGAELSCRLPARDGSGDGISLHMLAYLFDPDEPELARERELVRDDRIPRAQGMVAKLQELGVPVTWEQVARIAGDGAVGRPHIATAMVELGVVPTVSDAFTPEWLANDGRAYVEKHELDPFEAVRLVKAAGGVTVFAHPLAVKRGVCVPESAMAELAAAGLDGIEVDHMDHDAPTRDRLRGIAADLGVLTTGSSDYHGSRKTCRLGEYTTDPEIYGEIVRRATGAFPVPGAGG; this comes from the coding sequence GTGCGTATCGACCTGCACACCCACTCCACCGCGTCCGACGGCACGGACACCCCGGCCGAGCTGGTACGCAATGCCGCCGACGCCGGGCTGGACGTCGTCGCGCTCACGGACCACGACACCGTCGGCGGGCACGCCGAGGCCAGGGCCGCGCTGCCGCCCGGGCTGACGCTCGTGACCGGTGCCGAGCTGTCCTGCCGGCTGCCCGCGCGCGACGGCAGCGGCGACGGCATCAGCCTGCACATGCTGGCCTACCTCTTCGACCCCGACGAGCCCGAGCTCGCCCGTGAGCGGGAGCTCGTACGGGACGACCGGATCCCCCGCGCCCAGGGCATGGTCGCCAAGCTCCAGGAGCTGGGCGTCCCCGTCACCTGGGAGCAGGTGGCCCGGATCGCCGGTGACGGCGCCGTCGGCCGGCCGCACATCGCCACCGCCATGGTCGAGCTGGGCGTCGTGCCGACCGTCTCCGACGCCTTCACCCCCGAGTGGCTGGCCAACGACGGCCGGGCGTACGTCGAGAAGCACGAGCTGGACCCCTTCGAGGCGGTCCGGCTGGTCAAGGCCGCGGGCGGGGTCACCGTCTTCGCGCACCCGCTGGCCGTCAAGCGCGGCGTGTGCGTTCCCGAGAGCGCGATGGCCGAGCTGGCCGCCGCCGGGCTGGACGGCATCGAGGTCGACCACATGGACCACGACGCGCCGACCCGCGACCGGCTGCGCGGCATCGCCGCCGACCTCGGCGTGCTCACCACCGGCTCCAGCGATTACCACGGCAGCCGCAAGACCTGCCGGCTCGGCGAGTACACCACCGACCCGGAGATCTACGGGGAGATCGTGCGCCGGGCGACCGGCGCGTTCCCCGTGCCGGGCGCCGGCGGCTGA
- a CDS encoding DUF6758 family protein: protein MRGEPSCPKCGGRVRAPGLFADSWQCGVHGTVHPLQPVVPPSVEALAVVVNRARVPVWMPWPLPVGWLFTGVACAGDDRSGGRATAVACSGPGPLGGPGELVLVAEELGVGLGARYAGIEGPDPGARMRVEEPPHAKVMAAGRPTPLWHVEGVPEDRAVFAGEARGLWLWAVVWPEQSGMLMYDELVLTDLRDAGAEVDLLPCGALSPRILS, encoded by the coding sequence ATGAGGGGCGAACCCAGTTGCCCGAAGTGCGGTGGCCGGGTGCGGGCGCCCGGTCTCTTTGCCGACTCCTGGCAGTGCGGCGTGCACGGCACCGTGCACCCACTCCAGCCGGTCGTGCCGCCGAGCGTCGAAGCGCTGGCCGTCGTGGTCAATCGCGCGCGCGTTCCCGTATGGATGCCGTGGCCGCTGCCGGTGGGCTGGCTGTTCACGGGCGTGGCCTGCGCCGGGGACGACCGCAGCGGCGGCCGGGCGACCGCGGTGGCCTGCTCGGGTCCCGGGCCGCTGGGCGGCCCCGGCGAGCTGGTGCTGGTCGCCGAGGAGCTCGGCGTGGGTCTCGGCGCCCGGTACGCCGGTATCGAGGGCCCGGACCCGGGCGCGCGCATGCGGGTGGAGGAGCCGCCGCACGCCAAGGTGATGGCCGCGGGCCGGCCGACCCCGTTGTGGCACGTCGAGGGCGTTCCCGAGGACCGTGCCGTCTTCGCGGGCGAGGCGCGCGGGCTGTGGCTGTGGGCGGTCGTCTGGCCCGAGCAGTCCGGGATGCTGATGTACGACGAGCTGGTCCTCACCGACCTGCGGGACGCGGGGGCCGAGGTCGACCTGCTGCCGTGCGGCGCGCTGTCCCCGCGCATCCTGTCCTGA
- a CDS encoding MarC family protein, protein MLDLAVFGSLFLTLFVIMDPPGITPIFLALTSGRPAKVQRRMAWQAAAVAFCVIAVFGVCGRQILAYLHISTPALMIAGGLLLLLIALDLLTGKSEEPTQTKDVNVALVPLGMPLLAGPGAIVSVILAVQHADGVTGQVSVWAAIAAIHVVLWLVMRFSLVIIRVIKDGGVVLVTRLAGMMLSALAVQQIINGVTQVVNGA, encoded by the coding sequence GTGCTCGACCTCGCCGTCTTCGGATCCCTGTTCCTCACACTGTTCGTGATCATGGATCCCCCCGGAATCACCCCGATCTTCCTCGCCCTGACCTCGGGCCGCCCGGCCAAGGTGCAGCGCCGGATGGCCTGGCAGGCGGCGGCGGTCGCGTTCTGTGTCATCGCCGTCTTCGGCGTCTGCGGCCGCCAGATCCTGGCCTACCTGCACATCTCCACGCCCGCGCTGATGATCGCGGGCGGGCTGCTGCTCCTGCTGATCGCGCTCGACCTGCTGACGGGGAAGTCGGAGGAGCCGACGCAGACCAAGGACGTCAACGTGGCGCTGGTGCCGCTGGGCATGCCGCTGCTGGCCGGGCCCGGTGCGATCGTGTCGGTGATCCTCGCCGTGCAGCACGCCGACGGGGTCACCGGTCAGGTCTCGGTCTGGGCGGCGATCGCCGCGATCCACGTGGTGCTGTGGCTGGTGATGCGCTTCTCGCTGGTGATCATTCGAGTGATCAAGGACGGCGGGGTGGTGCTGGTGACGCGCCTCGCGGGGATGATGCTCTCCGCGCTGGCCGTGCAGCAGATCATCAACGGGGTGACCCAGGTGGTCAACGGCGCCTGA
- a CDS encoding alpha/beta fold hydrolase, producing the protein MSRPPFLDLPACAGAYRLATARGEFAVHDARPDGPVRGTALLVPGFTGSKEDFLPLLAPLAAAGYRTVAVDGRGQYETPGPREEQAYTQGELARDIAAQAAALDAGPVHLLGHSLGGLLARAAVLDDAAPYRSLTLLSSGPAAVAPEQRARAKMLIDALTTMSMEAVWQAMRDLDPPEAAGETTPPVIAEFLHRRWLGTVPEQLIGTARQIAGEPDRVAALAAVPLPKHVLSGAVDYAWPVPLMDEMAARLGARRTVIAGAEHSPNVERPAETAAALVSFWDAAGDGTAGR; encoded by the coding sequence ATGAGTAGGCCTCCGTTCCTCGATCTGCCCGCGTGCGCCGGTGCGTACCGACTCGCCACCGCGCGAGGTGAGTTCGCGGTGCACGACGCGCGTCCCGACGGTCCGGTACGCGGCACCGCCCTGCTGGTACCGGGCTTCACCGGCAGCAAGGAGGACTTCCTCCCGCTGCTCGCACCGCTGGCGGCGGCCGGGTACCGCACCGTGGCCGTGGACGGCAGAGGCCAGTACGAGACCCCCGGCCCGCGCGAGGAACAGGCTTACACGCAGGGCGAGTTGGCGCGGGACATCGCCGCGCAGGCGGCCGCGCTCGACGCCGGCCCGGTGCACCTGCTGGGCCATTCGCTCGGCGGGCTGCTGGCGCGGGCCGCGGTGCTCGACGACGCCGCGCCGTACCGCTCGCTGACCCTGCTGAGTTCGGGCCCCGCGGCGGTCGCCCCCGAGCAGCGGGCCCGCGCCAAGATGCTGATCGACGCGCTGACCACGATGAGCATGGAGGCCGTCTGGCAGGCGATGCGGGACCTGGACCCGCCGGAGGCGGCGGGCGAGACCACCCCGCCGGTGATCGCCGAGTTCCTGCACCGCCGCTGGCTCGGCACCGTGCCGGAGCAGCTGATCGGCACCGCGCGGCAGATAGCGGGCGAGCCGGACCGGGTGGCCGCGCTGGCCGCCGTACCGCTGCCCAAGCACGTACTGTCCGGGGCCGTCGACTACGCCTGGCCGGTGCCGCTGATGGACGAGATGGCCGCGCGGCTCGGTGCCCGCCGTACGGTCATCGCGGGCGCCGAGCACTCCCCCAACGTCGAGCGGCCGGCGGAGACGGCGGCGGCCCTGGTGTCCTTCTGGGACGCGGCCGGGGACGGCACCGCCGGGCGGTAG